AGGAAGACTGGATACCTCCTTTCGCAGACAGGGTAGTATTTGTATTTGCGCCGGCAGTAGTAATGCTGAGCGTACTCATGAGCTTTGTAGTGATCCCCTTTGCACCTGGTATTGTAGTGCTGGATCTGAATATCGGCCTGCTGTTTTTTCTGGCAATGTCGTCGCTGGGCGTTTACAGCGTGGTCTTGGGAGGATGGGCGTCCAATAATAAATATTCGCTGCTGGGAGCCATGAGAGGCGCTTCCCAGATGATCAGCTATGAGGTGTTTATGGGCCTTGCATTGATGGGCGTGGTAGTATTGAGTGGCTCATTCAACCTGCGTGAAATTGTTGAGGCGCAGAAAAACATGTGGTTTATTGTTCCGCAGTTCTTTGGTTTTCTGATTTTCCTGGTTGCCGGAGTGGCCGAAACACATCGTTTGCCTTTTGATATACCTGAGGCGGAAAGCGAACTGGTAGCGGGTTTTCACTCTGAGTACTCAGGAATGAAA
The genomic region above belongs to Chitinophaga sp. 180180018-3 and contains:
- the nuoH gene encoding NADH-quinone oxidoreductase subunit NuoH encodes the protein MTNYWWVIGGVLFVLLNTAAGLIWVERRMLALWQDRYGPNRAGPFGLLIVLADTIKLFFKEDWIPPFADRVVFVFAPAVVMLSVLMSFVVIPFAPGIVVLDLNIGLLFFLAMSSLGVYSVVLGGWASNNKYSLLGAMRGASQMISYEVFMGLALMGVVVLSGSFNLREIVEAQKNMWFIVPQFFGFLIFLVAGVAETHRLPFDIPEAESELVAGFHSEYSGMKFGMFFIGEYLGITLISGMLVTLYFGGWLGPAFLPPVVWFVIKTFVFIMLFILLRASMPRPRYDQLMEYGWKVLFPLSLLNLLVTAAVKLWMK